tctttaGATCAATCCACACattttcggcgcatcgccaaaATATTCGACTTGCTTGGGCTTTCGCcgtggggtttgtcagcttcgtaATGTAAGTTCGTgttcgtcaaaacccgtcgatcaactagaacaggactgtctcAGTTAGATCCGATCTCCTGCCTGGTTGATCGCCtagctgagttctattattactTTGATCTGTtttagcttgaagtagtagtagttctcgatcaaatcCTCGCGAGTTCTTCTGTTTGATCTGCGAGCATGATTCTAGTCAACTTGATtatgtctcggttcggtccgatcaatctaggTGGTCGGGTTTGTATTATTAGATTAGATTGAGTGCTCGTGATggtttatcgctggagttctagccagcattatcccaAGTAATATGTTGATTTATCTGTTAAATCTATCGATCTTCAaatttctatgattatatcgTGCTAGATCGCTATTGTCTTGATTAGATCTGATCTATGTGTGTTTAGTGTGATCTGCTTATAGAAGTTTGTCCGATCGGTTGGGATTAATGGATAAATTGACAGATTACGCTGGTTTGTTATCCTATTACTCGTATGTTGCAATGCTTGGTTGATTTCACGCATGATTATGCCTAGATCTGTACTATCTTGGTtgagttcgatcttctaggtctagtaTGAGCATGTATGCGGTTAGTTATTATTGTTCTATGCTAGTAATTGGTATAGCGTTTTAGTTTATATTAAATTCCATGATTAGTCTCCTATCGGCTGTCGATTTTACGTGTGATAAGTGCTAGATCGGTCCGATCggttgattaatcttaaaactgtctcatttgagtccgatcttttaagattaatatgTTGGTTAGTATGTTTGGCGTTTATCCTGCTTTTGATCCCGCTGATTgagcatatttatatttatcatcacgaaattcatgtaaagtcgatcgtctagttcatcggctagggtcctgggacggtatcggctatccggccgatagtgatttcggggttaactgtttttcatgttatatcttgtcagttacctGATCAAACAGACTGGCATGCTCAATAATTCTGAGAATTAGGTCTTGCACTGCAGTGGTCTGAGATTAACTcacaggcctacgtgtgtaatcgttgttgttatttttagCGTCAACAGAttcatttaggtgttcaaagatttgatacgatgtttttgagaactaaacggggcctaagaTGAATGTGGCCTCACCATCAAATTCAACCGGTGTTGACaaaaacaagataaatattgttTACACTCatcaaaataagataaaccGATAAAAGAATGTTTGGACTAGTAACTTGGGTCTATACCTTATATCAAGAGTTCATTAGGGGTGCGCATgattatagtttgttttcaTACCGATCCTAATCGTTTTTCCTCCTATATAAATCCTTGTCATGCATGTGTCATTTGTAACCGCCTCTttgtttatatgaaagtttagTTTTCGCAATTTCTGTGTAATTGCATCTGTCATTTGTGTTGTATCATAttcatccaaatatgtaaGTTTGGTAGTCCCATCAAACCCTTTCAGCCCCATCTTTTAGCTATTTAGGGGCACAAGTAAATTCACTTACTAccgattaaaaatattttataaataaacttttatatatataatcttagagatataaaagcaaagtcACAGAAATAAAGAGCGATaagaaaacctaaaatcaactctaaatttaaatttaaggtctatattttaaatttaacttataaacatgtttataagaataaaggaaaaaatagtGCCCGGATAATCACGGGTCATGGTACCACCTCATTCCGCTTCCCTACGCTTCCTCCGGTTGAATGGTCTGATAAACTCTGTCACAAAACTACTGATTTGGAAATAAACGATTGATTAGTACTGATTCTTTTTCACGTTACCAAGTGTTTACATTAACACCCTATCTTTGGCTTTTGCTTTggttataagtcaaaatttaaaatttaatttgaaattagttttaatattttatcatcgtAATTTACCCTTTAACATTGGattttagattgttataaacacgtatataaaattttattcataaattattttttttaaaatatgtcgtttgatttttaatacgAAAAATGACCCCTAAACAATTGGAGGAGTTTGGCAGGTAAATTCATTTCCGAATTCCGATGAGAGCCGACAAATTTCTTTAGCGCCTAGAACATTGCGGTTGTACTtaatgacaaatatttttttatctgaaaTCCAATGGATACTCATTCACATTCTTTCGCTTGATTTTATGAAAACGTTAGATAGTTATGAGCATGTAtatgctcttttttttacttgcatTCCCAACTAGTTTTTCATATTATGGCgtcatttttcatattttagaataaacaaaaacaacttatttataaacgataaataatTTAGGGTAAACAATGGGAGCCTAAGAATTGATCATCAAGTTCTGCACTAACACCTGCGTACGAACCGATGTATAAACAAAATAGTCACAATAAATACTCCTGTTATTCGTCATTTACTTTCATAGATTTGAGAAAGGCACAAaaggaattaaaaaaaatctttgtttCTTTATATAAGTCGCATACGTTTAAAATTTGGAGGCACGGCTCTCACCGTCTCACATTGTACTGCTGCAGTGCTGCATGGTTTACCCCACTGAACATACACACGTCACATTTAGATGCTTATGCGATTAAATCATACTCTTTTGTTTAATTGACACAGTTAACTTTTAATTCtatatttgacttttcgttttatttaatttttttgcaaatatacacaattataaatcatagttAAACTTACTTTAGTaagaaatcaaatcataactaaataatcaataattatatagattttttgaaGAAGTTtggcaaatatgcaaaattataaatcatagttaaagttattttagtaagaaatcaaatcataactaaataattaataattatatagattttttaaataagatgaatggtctaACGTTAGAaacaaaagtcaacgacgttaattaaaaatacagAAACGTTATTTGCTACTACATATGGCAATCTTCTTTAATTATGGAACCAAACTTATTCACCGCATAAACAACATGTGAAAAAACCGGACGTAAGTTATTTAATACTACATATAGAGTTTTGGGAAGAAAACCATTTTCGACGGATGACATGCACCTACAGTCCAATACTCATTTTCGCCCAAAAAGTTCAATTCAATTATTATTAAACGAAACACCAAGACATAAAATCCACATCGTCACAGCACAGTTCACATTTCcagaaaaaacacacaatTTCACACATGCACACCAAAACAAGACACGACAATGTCAATTAGGGCTCCGATTCTACTCTCAATGGTGCCAGCTGCTTGGCGGCGATGCATACCAGCCTTTGCTGCCCCCGCTACCGATCCATGTCGTAGCGATGGCCGTCGGCGGCACAATCGGCGTCTTCGAGCTCGAGGTAATACGCCTTGAGCTCGTCGTGCTTGAACTTGTACTTCCCTTTACCTCCCgtcgacaacgacgacgacggcgttcCACCGCCACTGGCGACGCCCTTGCCACTGATAAGCTCCCTGAAGGCGCGGCCGCCCGTGAACTTGGAGTGGTTGGTGGGCTTCCGCGGTGCCCTGACGAAGCCGCCGTTGGcgaccgtcgccggcgccgccacgcgcgcgcggcgctTCCCGTCCGGGTCGACCAGGGCGCGGTCGTACGCGCAGACCCAGCCGTGCTGCCGACCCTCGCGGCGCATGGCTGCTCCTCGCTCAGATTACTTTTGCTAGCTGGTTCTGTGTTATGCTTGTCTGCGGTGTATTTATACGTTTTCTCTGCGCCCTCGTCGCTGGTTGGTTTGCTTGACCGCCACGGCTTCTGTTCGATGGGCTACTTGGCTGCCAAGGCTTTGACAGCTTTGACCCCAGCAACGCAACGCAACGCAGTGGTGGGTGGAGAAGGTGCAGCAACCACGTCGTTCCTGAACCGTCGATCTGATCGTACAAACACCGATCGTAACCAAACGCAGCTTGCACGTTTCCTTACATGCTCCTCTCAGGACTTATCCACGTTAAAAGcactaacttattttataagcaCACTTTCGAAGttagagttatatatattttataagcaCACGTACAGAGTTAAAGTTAGATATAGTTTACTCATTAtataaccaaaatattttttattactcttattttcttttaatctaccctatgcaatatttttttaaataaatgctaaCAGTCAACTCTAAGTCTTTGCCATGTATAGCAaccatttttctctttcctcactTCTCTTTCATTCATGTCAGTATATTTGTTCATGTCAGTATATTTGCTTACATGATAGAGAGAGTCGGCTAATAATCACCGTTGTATATGACCTTGGTATTTCAATCATCCTTTAGTTAATTAAAATTGCCGCGTTGTTTCCGTTGATACAAGTGAAAGAACTACGAGCGAACTAGCTATAGTGATGGAgacaaagtatatatattgtgagAAAATTAATGTGCATCCTCAGACTTTAGTGTCCATGCTCAAGATATATTACACGCGGGCAGTGTGCGCATTGCAACAAAAGTTGGTACTGACTTCTCATATAAATGGCTACATAATACATGGAAATATATCCAAGATTTTTATTCAAATGTTTGGAGAGGTTTGAATTTTGTATAGTTTTGCAGTTTTAAATATGGTTTTGTGATATAGACTTTTCAActtagattttattttcaaatttcaaaaattcgagttaaatttctactacaaaatttaaaattttcaattcaattatttttttctaaaaaaactcaacTCAGATTTTAAAACTTTCCGATGAAGAGGTTCCTACCTTACTCCCGATGGGACAACACGAGCTTAGATTCAATAACGGGAGCATATGTTTACAAAGTTAAGTAATATGCTAAATCATTCTAATTGGCACCATTGTTTAATTGACAcccttgacttttaaatatatgtttgatcatgtgttttatttaattttttatataaatatataaaattataaatcatagttaatgttactttactaataaatcaaatcataataaaataatcaataattatatgattttttaataaaaagaatgGTCGAACGTGGAATCATGAGTTAACAgcgttaattaaaaaattagagggAATAGGAAAGATACAAGCATTAGTCCAAAGTTTAGGAGGAAAGTGTGTTTCATCACAGATAGCCTAATGTTTGTCTCTGAGTGAAACGCCAACCCCGAAGATAGAACCTGGATGACCCACATCATCACGAGCACGATGGTCGTCCGATTCAGATAAAAACGAGATAGAGAAGTTCAATACTCAACTTTGGAAGAATCAAGAAGGGCGAAATGGTCTTGTCCTCTGGCCCAATAACGCTAGCTGAATCTCCCATCCACCGTGAAACATGCTTACCTTTTAAAAACCCTTATTCCAATTATGTACCTTTTCTATTAAGTCCCTGATTTTAATTACAATTGTACCCATCACTTTAGAGTATCTGTTCAAAGTGAACGTGTACGCACAttcgccaaaaaaaaacttccaattaatattttctttattgcaATTGgaacttgcaaaaaaaatttgataatgcATTAGAAGGTGCAAAATGTGTAAGTGGTAGAGAAATgagtgaaaaaatatattaaaaatgctACAACATATGCCaagctgttttttttccaacgaCAACGTCCACATAATTTATGATATTCGTGAGataacatttatatttgttgtattgacactatttatttatttctaatcaACAAAAAACTGTTCGTATTATAACTAGATTTCCTACCAATACTTTGTTTGAACacctatttatattaaataaaataaaatctattcGTATTATTCTTAATTACCAATCAAGGTAATATGCTAATGTTATGAACTTCTTTGCATTGTTACTCATGCTAGTTAcataatatttatcattttaaacAATGAAACGGTcctaaaaataactttgttgcaatattatagaaatataaacaaatatatgattttactAAAGTACATTTGAACGCTAATTTATACCTATAAtctttatgcttataaggAATATACCTCACAAGTTATTCATATGTGTCATGAGGAAACATATTGTGACAGAGACAGTACATAAACAACATGTGAAGACGACAACATAGGGAGATTATTATCGAGTAAACACGGCAGTTAGTGtggattttgagaaactaagGCATACGTACGGATTGAATAATTTATCTTCTTCTGCCTCCAATCTTCTCGAAGCCGATGTATAGAGttttagaaagaaaaacatttttgaAGTAATCCATATATTTGCGCCGAGAAAGTTCATTTCAATTATTATTcaacaaaaaaccaaaacatagATATCACAGGCAAGCTCGAGCGAAGGAAACactaaaatatagttttgaaGTTTTAAATAAGCAGAAGACCCAACAACACCACAGGCAAGCTCGAACGAAGGAAACGACCCTAACACGAGCAATCTTGACGAAAACCTGCTCTTCTGAACCACATTTTATGCAAGGGGTGAGTACAAAAGTACCCAGCAAGCCATAACCATAAATAACaagtataatatatacaaGGAGTACAAAGGAATATGGTTCATCAAAGCAGTTTGATAACAAGCCTATCATTAATAGTTTTGCCCTACTTTCATAAACATTTAATTCATAAAAAGGTATAAAACGATACTTTAAAACAATAGCAATATTAAATCACCATTATTCTCATCATTTCAAATccacattttaattataaaagagtACTCATACCATGAGAATAGGAA
This is a stretch of genomic DNA from Oryza brachyantha chromosome 1, ObraRS2, whole genome shotgun sequence. It encodes these proteins:
- the LOC121053291 gene encoding uncharacterized protein LOC121053291, which codes for MRREGRQHGWVCAYDRALVDPDGKRRARVAAPATVANGGFVRAPRKPTNHSKFTGGRAFRELISGKGVASGGGTPSSSLSTGGKGKYKFKHDELKAYYLELEDADCAADGHRYDMDR